The following proteins are co-located in the Camelina sativa cultivar DH55 chromosome 12, Cs, whole genome shotgun sequence genome:
- the LOC104730167 gene encoding auxin-responsive protein SAUR63-like: MEAKKSNKIREIVKLQQILKKWRKVAHASKQANNNKIDSVDDNNNNININLNRSGSGSGSGSGSKSIKFLKRTLSFTDTTAVPKGYLAVSVGKEEKRYKIPTDYLSHQAFHVLLREAEEEFGFQQAGILRIPCEVAVFESILKIMEDNKNDAYLNTQECRFNATTEEVLSYRHPSDCPRTPSHQPHSPMCR, translated from the coding sequence ATGGAAGCCAAGAAGTCGAACAAGATCAGAGAGATCGTTAAGCTTCAACAGATCCTCAAGAAATGGCGAAAAGTCGCACACGCTTCAAAAcaagccaacaacaacaagattgACAGCGTagatgacaacaacaacaacatcaacatcaacctCAATAGAAGTGGAAGTGGAAGTGGAAGCGGAAGCGGAAGCAAGAGCATCAAGTTTCTGAAGAGGACATTATCCTTCACAGACACGACAGCTGTTCCTAAAGGCTACTTAGCTGTCTCGGTGgggaaggaggagaagagataCAAGATACCAACAGACTACCTTAGCCACCAAGCTTTCCACGTGTTGTTGCGCGAGGCAGAGGAAGAGTTTGGGTTTCAACAAGCTGGTATCTTGAGGAttccttgtgaagttgctgtGTTCGAGAGCATTTTGAAGATAATGGAGGACAACAAGAATGATGCTTACCTGAACACACAGGAGTGCAGGTTCAATGCCACAACTGAGGAAGTTCTGAGTTATCGTCATCCTTCGGATTGCCCTAGGACTCCATCTCATCAACCTCACAGCCCCATGTGCagatag
- the LOC104730166 gene encoding protein AIG2 A-like has protein sequence MSMLSGGKAAHDLFVYGSLQEPEVVNALLNRVPDRVSAVLSGFHRFRLKGRFYPTILPDGTGEVTGKVLKGITDDELKMLDEFEDVEYDRKAVEVVLTDTSEKLPVETYVWKNKDDPDLYGEWDFEEWKRHDKEGFVTATKKFLEDRRLPEAKTRIDTFKTFFKQDSEDGKPLGS, from the exons ATGAGTATGTTGTCAGGAGGGAAAGCTGCTCATGATCTCTTCGTCTATGGCAGTCTCCAGGAACCCGAAGTCGTTAACGCGCTTCTCAATCGCGTCCCTGACCGTGTCTCCGCCGTACTCTCCGGCTT CCACAGGTTTAGACTCAAAGGCCGCTTTTATCCAACAATTCTACCGGACGGTACCGGAGAAGTCACCGGAAAG GTGCTGAAGGGAATCACAGATGATGAACTGAAAATGTTAGATGAGTTTGAGGATGTTGAATACGACAGAAAGGCTGTGGAAGTGGTGCTGACG GATACTTCAGAGAAGCTGCCAGTCGAAACATATGTATGGAAGAACAAAGATGATCCGGATCTTTATGGAGAATGGGATTTCGAG GAATGGAAACGACATGACAAGGAAGGTTTCGTAACAGCGACCAAGAAATTTCTGGAAGATAGGAGATTACCAGAAGCAAAGACGAGGATCGACACATTCAAAACGTTCTTTAAGCAGGATTCTGAGGATGGGAAACCTCTGGGTTCTTGA